The Candidatus Mycolicibacterium alkanivorans genome contains a region encoding:
- a CDS encoding protein kinase domain-containing protein — protein MSTVYRGLDIRLDRPVALKVMDARYANDSQFLTRFQREARAVARLKDHGLVAVYDQGLDAAHPFLVMELVEGGTLRELLRERGPMPPHAAAAVLRPVLGGLAVAHRAGLVHRDIKPENVLISDEGEVKLADFGLVRAVAEAGITSTSVILGTAAYLSPEQVSSGTADPRSDVYAVGVLTYELITGATPFSGDNPLAVAYLRMDHDVPPPSSAISGVPPPFDEFVARSTARDPDERYADAGEMAEDLDAIAAELALPKFRVPAPQHSAQHAAATAYHSRLAEVPTIGQPVKNPTRQLVRTPEDFQPAPEPVADEDEYQGVPRQFAGIDINDFAWARQRARRAVVSWVLAVLILTGLVAAGAWTLGTNLQGLIGQ, from the coding sequence ATGTCGACAGTCTATCGCGGTCTCGACATCCGTCTGGACCGCCCGGTGGCGCTGAAGGTGATGGACGCCAGGTACGCCAACGACAGCCAGTTCCTCACCCGGTTCCAGCGCGAGGCCCGAGCGGTCGCGCGACTGAAGGACCACGGTCTGGTGGCGGTGTACGACCAGGGCCTTGATGCCGCTCACCCGTTCCTGGTGATGGAGCTGGTCGAGGGTGGCACGCTGCGCGAGCTGCTGCGCGAGCGCGGTCCCATGCCGCCGCACGCCGCCGCGGCGGTGCTACGCCCGGTGCTCGGCGGGCTGGCGGTAGCGCACCGGGCGGGCCTGGTGCACCGCGACATCAAGCCCGAGAACGTCCTGATCTCCGACGAGGGTGAGGTCAAGCTGGCCGACTTCGGCCTGGTGCGCGCCGTTGCCGAGGCCGGGATCACGTCCACCAGCGTCATCCTCGGCACCGCCGCCTACCTGTCCCCCGAGCAGGTCAGCAGCGGAACCGCCGACCCGCGCAGCGACGTCTATGCCGTCGGCGTTCTCACCTACGAATTGATCACGGGCGCAACGCCGTTCAGTGGCGACAACCCGCTCGCGGTGGCCTACCTGCGGATGGACCACGACGTGCCGCCGCCCAGTTCGGCGATCAGCGGCGTGCCCCCGCCGTTCGACGAGTTCGTCGCCCGGTCCACCGCCCGCGATCCGGACGAGCGCTACGCCGATGCCGGCGAGATGGCCGAGGATCTCGACGCGATCGCCGCCGAACTCGCACTGCCGAAGTTCCGCGTGCCCGCACCGCAGCACTCCGCCCAGCACGCCGCCGCGACGGCGTACCACAGCCGGCTCGCCGAGGTGCCGACCATCGGTCAGCCGGTCAAGAACCCGACGCGCCAGCTCGTCCGCACGCCTGAGGACTTTCAGCCCGCGCCGGAGCCGGTGGCCGACGAGGACGAATACCAGGGAGTACCAAGGCAATTCGCCGGTATCGACATCAACGACTTCGCCTGGGCGCGCCAGCGAGCCCGCCGCGCCGTGGTGTCCTGGGTGCTGGCCGTGCTGATCCTGACTGGCCTGGTGGCTGCCGGCGCGTGGACGCTCGGGACCAATCTGCAGGGCCTCATCGGCCAGTAA
- a CDS encoding Rv2175c family DNA-binding protein, producing MSTIPAGDDVLDPDEPLYDLPKVAELLHMPVTKVHQQLREGHLLAVRRNGVPMIPKIFFTDGGQVVKSLSGLLAVLRDGGFRDTEILRWLFTADPSLTLTRDGVREPTSDARPVDALHAHQAREIVRRAQAMAY from the coding sequence GTGAGCACCATTCCCGCCGGTGACGACGTTCTCGATCCCGATGAGCCCCTCTACGACCTGCCGAAAGTGGCCGAGTTGCTGCATATGCCGGTGACCAAGGTGCACCAGCAGTTGCGCGAAGGTCATCTGCTCGCAGTCCGGCGCAACGGTGTGCCGATGATCCCGAAGATCTTCTTCACCGACGGCGGGCAGGTGGTCAAGTCGCTGTCGGGCCTGCTGGCGGTGCTGCGCGACGGGGGATTTCGCGACACCGAAATCCTGCGCTGGCTGTTCACCGCCGACCCGTCGCTGACACTGACCCGCGACGGGGTGCGCGAGCCGACCAGCGACGCCCGCCCCGTCGATGCGCTGCACGCCCACCAGGCGCGCGAGATCGTCCGGCGGGCTCAGGCGATGGCGTACTGA
- a CDS encoding alpha-(1->6)-mannopyranosyltransferase A: MSSTAPTTPTPAPTGLARLTAFASGNDGRPALLGFLGAVLITLGGLGAGSTRQHDPLLESLHLSWLRFGHGLVVSSVLLWGGVVLMLLAWLWVGRRVIRHGTGASEWAMIATTGFWLAPLLLSVPLFSRDTYSYLAQGALLRDGFDPYAVGPIENQNSLLDNVSPIWTTTTAPYGPAFILVAKFVTMLVGNHVVAGTMLLRLCMLPGLALLIWAAPRVTRHVGANGGVALWICVLNPLVIIHLMGGVHNEMLMVGMMMAGIALTFARRHLAGTALIAVAVAVKATAVLALPFMVWVWMRHLREDKNQSTVRAFLTASAASVATFIAVFVVLSGLAGVGLGWLTALAGSVKIINWLTVPTAVANLTNAIGGLLFPVNFYAVLQVTRIVGIGVIAVSLPLLWWRFRHDDRQALTGIAWAMLVVVLFVPAALPWYYTWPLAVVSALAQSRPTIALIAGFSTWIMVIFKPDGSHGMYSWIHVLLATVCAVAAWYSLYRTEDPSEPDQYAIA; encoded by the coding sequence ATGTCCAGCACCGCACCGACGACACCGACTCCGGCCCCGACGGGCCTGGCCAGGCTGACCGCATTCGCTTCCGGCAACGACGGCAGGCCCGCGCTGCTGGGCTTCCTCGGTGCGGTGCTGATCACGCTCGGCGGTCTGGGTGCGGGCAGCACCCGGCAGCACGACCCGCTGTTGGAGTCTCTGCACCTGTCCTGGCTGCGGTTCGGCCACGGCCTGGTGGTGTCGTCGGTCCTGCTGTGGGGCGGTGTGGTTCTGATGCTGCTGGCCTGGCTGTGGGTGGGCCGCAGGGTGATCCGGCACGGCACCGGCGCCAGCGAGTGGGCGATGATCGCCACCACCGGTTTCTGGCTTGCGCCACTGCTGTTGAGCGTTCCGCTGTTCAGCCGCGACACCTACTCCTATCTCGCGCAGGGGGCGCTGCTGCGCGACGGCTTCGACCCCTACGCCGTCGGGCCGATCGAGAACCAGAACTCGTTGCTGGACAACGTGAGTCCGATATGGACCACCACCACCGCGCCGTACGGCCCGGCGTTCATCCTGGTGGCCAAGTTCGTCACGATGCTCGTCGGCAACCATGTGGTGGCCGGCACCATGCTGCTGCGGCTGTGCATGCTGCCCGGCCTGGCGCTGCTGATCTGGGCCGCCCCGCGGGTGACCCGCCACGTCGGCGCCAACGGCGGTGTGGCGCTGTGGATCTGCGTGCTCAACCCGCTGGTGATCATCCACCTGATGGGCGGTGTGCACAACGAGATGCTGATGGTCGGCATGATGATGGCCGGCATCGCGCTGACGTTCGCACGCCGTCACCTCGCCGGTACCGCGCTGATCGCCGTGGCGGTCGCGGTGAAGGCGACCGCGGTACTGGCGCTGCCTTTCATGGTGTGGGTATGGATGCGCCATCTGCGCGAGGACAAGAACCAGTCGACCGTACGCGCTTTCCTCACCGCGTCGGCGGCATCGGTGGCGACGTTCATCGCGGTGTTCGTGGTCCTGTCCGGCCTCGCCGGTGTCGGACTGGGCTGGCTGACGGCTCTGGCCGGCTCGGTGAAGATCATCAACTGGCTGACGGTTCCCACCGCCGTCGCCAACCTCACCAACGCGATCGGCGGCCTGCTGTTCCCGGTGAACTTCTACGCGGTGCTGCAGGTGACCCGCATCGTCGGCATCGGCGTCATCGCGGTCTCGCTTCCGTTGCTGTGGTGGCGATTTCGGCACGACGACCGGCAGGCGCTGACCGGGATCGCCTGGGCGATGCTCGTTGTGGTGCTGTTCGTCCCGGCGGCCCTGCCCTGGTACTACACCTGGCCGCTGGCCGTGGTGTCGGCGCTGGCGCAGTCGCGGCCGACGATCGCACTGATCGCCGGGTTCTCCACCTGGATCATGGTCATCTTCAAACCGGACGGTTCACACGGCATGTACTCGTGGATCCACGTTCTGCTGGCCACGGTGTGTGCGGTGGCGGCGTGGTATTCGCTGTACCGCACCGAGGACCCGTCGGAGCCCGATCAGTACGCCATCGCCTGA
- the idsA2 gene encoding bifunctional (2E,6E)-farnesyl/geranyl diphosphate synthase, translating to MADAVTDQLRVYLAGRRAQAAYIGVDYDGLIAALEDFVLRGGKRVRPAFAYWGYRAVTADPGARVDADALLLFSALELLHACALVHDDVIDNSATRRGMPTAHVHFTELHRRRGWTGSPDQFGRSAAILLGDLSLAWADDIVTTVDLPRAALLRVQRVWSDIRTEVLGGQYLDIVAESSGSESIASAMNVNAYKTASYTISRPLQFGAAAAADRPDVQQLFHELGTDLGVAFQLRDDVLGVFGDPAVTGKPSGDDLRSGKRTVLLAEALERADSSDPAAATLLRRGIGTELTDAQVRELCRVIESVGALAAVEEHIEILTRRGLAMLESAPINAPAKAGLTELARLAANRSA from the coding sequence CTGGCCGACGCCGTCACCGATCAACTGCGTGTCTACCTGGCCGGCCGCCGCGCGCAGGCAGCCTACATCGGCGTCGACTACGACGGACTGATCGCCGCCCTGGAGGATTTCGTCCTGCGCGGCGGCAAACGCGTGCGTCCCGCGTTCGCCTACTGGGGCTACCGCGCGGTGACCGCCGACCCCGGCGCCCGGGTCGACGCCGACGCCCTGCTGCTGTTCTCGGCCTTGGAACTGCTGCACGCCTGCGCATTGGTCCACGACGACGTCATCGACAATTCCGCGACCCGGCGCGGAATGCCCACCGCACACGTGCATTTCACCGAGCTGCACCGCCGCCGCGGCTGGACCGGCTCCCCCGACCAGTTCGGCCGCTCGGCGGCAATCCTGCTGGGCGATCTGTCGCTGGCGTGGGCCGACGACATCGTCACGACCGTCGATCTGCCCCGCGCGGCGCTGCTGCGGGTGCAGCGCGTCTGGTCGGACATCCGCACCGAGGTGCTCGGCGGGCAGTACCTCGACATCGTGGCCGAATCCAGCGGCTCGGAGTCGATCGCCTCGGCGATGAACGTCAACGCCTACAAGACGGCGTCCTACACGATCTCTCGCCCACTGCAGTTCGGCGCCGCTGCCGCGGCCGACCGGCCTGACGTGCAGCAGCTGTTCCACGAGCTGGGCACCGACCTCGGTGTCGCGTTCCAGCTCCGCGACGACGTCCTCGGCGTTTTCGGCGACCCCGCGGTCACCGGCAAGCCCTCCGGCGACGATCTGCGCTCGGGCAAGCGGACTGTGCTGCTGGCGGAAGCCCTCGAGCGCGCCGACAGTTCCGACCCGGCGGCCGCGACCCTGCTGCGCCGCGGCATCGGCACCGAACTGACCGACGCACAGGTGCGCGAGCTGTGCCGGGTGATCGAGTCGGTGGGCGCGCTGGCCGCGGTGGAGGAACACATCGAGATACTCACCCGTCGGGGGCTGGCGATGCTGGAGAGCGCGCCGATCAACGCCCCGGCCAAGGCCGGGCTGACCGAGCTCGCCAGATTGGCCGCCAACCGGTCGGCCTAG
- the metF gene encoding methylenetetrahydrofolate reductase [NAD(P)H], whose product MSSTGTPGTPVSVVDRIREIGRDRVPFSVEFYPPRDEDAEARLWRAARSFEPISPAFVSVTYGAGGSTRDRTIRVVGQLAEETTLLPVAHLTAVGHRVGELRALVGAFADRGITNLLALRGDPQGGVHNEWVKHPEGLEYAVELVELIRELGDFRVGVASFPEGHPRAGGLDRDTANLVAKLRAGAEYSITQMFFDVEDYLRLRDRIVAADAEQGAKPIIPGLMPITSVRTVRRQVELSGSQIPAGLLERLTAAAGTGPQENRDEVRKIGIELATRMSERLIAEGAPCLHFCTLNFARATSEVLANLGMAVPT is encoded by the coding sequence GTGTCGAGCACAGGTACACCAGGCACACCCGTCTCGGTGGTCGACCGAATCCGTGAGATCGGCCGGGACCGGGTGCCGTTTTCCGTCGAGTTCTATCCGCCCCGCGACGAGGATGCCGAGGCGCGGCTGTGGCGGGCGGCGCGGTCCTTCGAACCGATCTCCCCGGCGTTCGTGTCGGTGACCTACGGCGCGGGCGGGTCCACCCGTGACCGGACCATCCGAGTCGTGGGGCAGCTGGCGGAGGAGACCACCCTGCTGCCGGTCGCGCACTTGACCGCGGTGGGGCACCGGGTGGGGGAGTTGCGCGCGCTGGTCGGCGCGTTCGCCGACCGCGGTATCACCAATTTGCTGGCACTGCGCGGTGACCCGCAGGGCGGCGTGCACAACGAGTGGGTCAAGCACCCCGAGGGCCTGGAGTACGCCGTCGAACTGGTCGAACTGATCCGCGAGCTCGGCGATTTCCGGGTGGGCGTGGCGTCGTTCCCGGAGGGCCACCCGCGCGCGGGTGGTCTGGACCGGGACACCGCCAACCTGGTCGCCAAGCTGCGTGCCGGTGCGGAGTATTCGATCACCCAGATGTTCTTCGACGTCGAGGACTACCTGCGGCTGCGTGACCGGATCGTCGCCGCCGATGCCGAACAGGGCGCCAAGCCGATCATCCCCGGCCTGATGCCGATCACGTCGGTGCGCACCGTGCGCCGCCAGGTCGAGCTCTCCGGTTCGCAGATCCCGGCCGGTCTACTCGAGCGGCTGACCGCGGCCGCCGGGACGGGGCCGCAGGAGAACCGCGACGAGGTCCGCAAGATCGGTATCGAACTGGCCACCCGGATGAGTGAGCGGCTGATCGCAGAAGGCGCGCCGTGCCTGCACTTCTGCACGCTGAACTTCGCGCGGGCGACCAGTGAGGTGCTGGCGAATCTGGGAATGGCCGTCCCCACTTAG
- a CDS encoding LppM family (lipo)protein → MRDRSRLLRLRSLALLLLLVAPQAVGCVRVHASITVSPDDRVSGQIVAAAKGRDDKDQGPQFDLNVPFSQKVAVSEYDSDGYVGSEAVFSDLSFAEVPQLANLNRDATGVDISLRRAGNLVILEGRTDLTNVNDPDADVQLTVAFPGEVTSTNGDRIDSEVVEWKLKPGVVSTLSAQARVTDPSTRSFTTAALWLGLAALVVAGIIGTLAYRTRDRSPRFATADQADD, encoded by the coding sequence GTGCGCGACCGATCCCGCCTTCTGCGCCTGCGCTCGCTGGCGTTGTTGCTGCTGTTGGTGGCGCCACAGGCGGTCGGCTGTGTCCGCGTCCACGCCTCGATCACGGTGTCACCCGACGATCGGGTGTCCGGTCAGATCGTGGCGGCCGCGAAGGGTCGCGACGACAAGGACCAGGGACCGCAGTTCGACCTCAACGTCCCGTTCAGCCAGAAGGTCGCCGTCTCCGAGTACGACTCGGACGGTTACGTTGGCTCCGAAGCGGTGTTCTCCGATCTGAGCTTCGCCGAGGTGCCGCAGCTGGCCAACCTCAACCGCGACGCCACCGGGGTGGACATCTCGCTTCGCCGGGCGGGCAACCTGGTGATCCTGGAGGGCCGCACCGACCTGACCAACGTCAACGATCCCGACGCCGACGTGCAGCTGACGGTGGCCTTCCCCGGCGAAGTCACCTCCACCAACGGCGACCGGATCGACAGCGAGGTCGTGGAATGGAAGCTCAAGCCCGGTGTGGTGTCCACGCTGAGCGCGCAGGCGCGGGTCACCGACCCGAGCACACGGTCGTTCACCACTGCGGCGCTGTGGCTGGGGCTTGCCGCGCTGGTGGTCGCCGGGATCATCGGGACGCTGGCCTACCGGACTCGCGACCGCTCGCCGCGGTTCGCCACCGCTGATCAGGCCGACGACTAG
- a CDS encoding GNAT family N-acetyltransferase: MATILIDLSPNDMQRRLHDALTVYVDAMRYPRGTESQRATMWLEHTRRRGWKAVAAVETDSTAGEEPTSAQLDAAPLLGIAYGYCGAPDQWWQRQVVAGLHRAGVAPDEINQLMSNYFELTELHIHPRAQGRGLGEALARCLLAGRGEAKVLLSTPEIIGEANRAWRLYRRLGFTDVIRGYHFAGDPRAFAILGRALPL; the protein is encoded by the coding sequence TTGGCGACTATCCTGATCGATCTGTCGCCCAACGACATGCAGCGCCGCCTGCACGACGCCCTGACCGTGTACGTCGACGCGATGCGCTATCCCCGCGGAACCGAGAGCCAGCGGGCAACGATGTGGCTGGAGCACACCCGCCGCCGCGGCTGGAAGGCGGTGGCGGCGGTCGAAACCGACAGCACCGCCGGCGAGGAACCCACATCCGCACAGCTCGACGCCGCGCCGCTGCTCGGTATCGCCTACGGCTACTGCGGCGCGCCGGACCAGTGGTGGCAGCGGCAGGTCGTCGCCGGCCTACACCGCGCCGGGGTCGCCCCCGACGAGATCAACCAGTTGATGAGCAATTACTTCGAGCTGACCGAACTGCACATCCATCCTCGGGCCCAGGGCCGGGGGCTCGGTGAGGCGCTGGCCCGATGCCTGCTGGCCGGCCGCGGCGAGGCCAAAGTGCTGCTGTCGACCCCGGAGATCATCGGCGAGGCCAACCGGGCATGGCGCCTGTACCGCCGGCTGGGATTCACCGACGTCATCCGCGGATATCACTTCGCCGGCGACCCGCGGGCCTTCGCCATTCTGGGACGCGCCCTGCCGTTGTAG
- a CDS encoding DUF3040 domain-containing protein has product MPLSDHEQRMLDQIESALYAEDPKFASSVRGGTLRGPSTRRRLQGAGLFVVGLAMLIAGVAFKATMIGSFPILSVLGFLVMFGGVVFAVTGPRLPGGRDHPGFGSAASRQRRVKGSGGSFTSRMEDRFRRRFDE; this is encoded by the coding sequence ATGCCACTCTCCGATCATGAGCAGCGCATGCTCGATCAGATCGAGAGCGCTCTCTATGCCGAGGACCCCAAGTTCGCCTCCAGTGTGCGGGGCGGAACTCTGCGGGGCCCCTCAACGCGCAGGCGACTGCAGGGCGCTGGACTGTTCGTGGTGGGCCTCGCGATGCTGATCGCCGGCGTGGCCTTCAAGGCGACGATGATCGGAAGTTTCCCGATCCTGTCCGTGCTCGGCTTCCTGGTGATGTTCGGCGGCGTGGTGTTCGCGGTCACCGGTCCGCGGCTTCCGGGCGGCCGGGACCACCCCGGGTTCGGTTCGGCGGCTTCGCGTCAGCGACGGGTCAAGGGCTCCGGCGGGTCGTTCACCAGCCGTATGGAGGACCGCTTCCGGCGCCGTTTCGACGAATAG
- the mraZ gene encoding division/cell wall cluster transcriptional repressor MraZ codes for MFLGTYTPRLDDKGRLTLPAKFRDALAGGLMVTKSQDHSLAVYPRAEFEQLARRAAQTSRSNPEARAFLRNLAAGTDEQHPDSQGRITLSADHRRYANLSKDCVVIGAVDFLEIWDAQAWQEYQQTHEENFSAASDEALSDII; via the coding sequence ATGTTTCTCGGTACCTACACGCCCAGGCTCGACGACAAGGGGCGGCTGACGCTGCCCGCCAAGTTCCGCGACGCACTGGCAGGAGGGTTGATGGTCACCAAGAGCCAAGACCACAGCCTGGCTGTCTACCCGCGGGCGGAGTTCGAGCAGCTGGCCCGGCGGGCCGCGCAGACCTCGCGGAGCAATCCGGAGGCCCGTGCGTTCCTGCGCAACCTCGCGGCCGGCACCGACGAACAGCATCCCGACTCACAGGGCCGGATCACCCTTTCCGCCGACCACCGTCGCTACGCCAACCTCTCCAAGGACTGCGTGGTGATCGGCGCGGTCGATTTCCTCGAGATCTGGGACGCCCAGGCCTGGCAGGAATACCAGCAGACCCACGAAGAGAACTTCTCCGCGGCCAGCGATGAAGCGCTCAGCGACATCATCTGA
- the rsmH gene encoding 16S rRNA (cytosine(1402)-N(4))-methyltransferase RsmH has protein sequence MKRSATSSDPARAPWPLPEPTLAYFPNARFATPGRDLGAGTPADRPGGSVVVDSADHGHVPVLLQRCVDLLAPALTRRAADGSGAVLVDATLGAGGHAERFLGDFPGLRLIGLDRDPNALAGATQRLAPFADRITLVRTRYDGLADALAEAGCATTASVDGVLFDLGVSSMQLDQRERGFSYAQDAPLDMRMDPEAPLTAAEILNTYDRAALTDILRRFGEEKFAHRIAGLVVERREREPLTTTGELVEIIYKAVPAPARRTGGHPAKRTFQALRIAVNAELDSLSAALPAALSALRPGGRIVVMAYQSLEDRIVKTTFAAATASRTPAGLPVELPGHEPEFIAITRGAERAGADEIERNPRSAPVRLRAVQRAELGNPGRGGDN, from the coding sequence ATGAAGCGCTCAGCGACATCATCTGACCCGGCCCGTGCACCGTGGCCTCTGCCCGAACCGACCCTGGCGTACTTCCCCAACGCCAGGTTCGCGACCCCGGGCAGGGACCTCGGTGCAGGGACACCCGCAGATCGACCGGGAGGTTCCGTCGTGGTTGACTCCGCCGACCACGGACACGTTCCCGTCCTGCTGCAGCGCTGCGTCGATCTCCTCGCCCCGGCGCTGACCCGCCGTGCGGCCGACGGTTCCGGTGCCGTCCTGGTCGACGCCACCCTTGGTGCGGGCGGTCACGCCGAACGCTTCCTAGGCGACTTCCCCGGGCTGCGGCTGATCGGGCTCGACCGCGACCCCAACGCGCTGGCCGGCGCTACGCAGCGGCTGGCGCCGTTCGCCGATCGCATCACCTTGGTCCGGACCCGGTACGATGGGCTCGCCGACGCCTTGGCCGAAGCAGGTTGCGCGACGACGGCTTCGGTCGACGGTGTGCTGTTCGACCTCGGGGTCTCGTCCATGCAGCTCGACCAGCGCGAGCGCGGCTTCTCGTATGCGCAGGACGCTCCGCTGGACATGCGGATGGATCCGGAGGCCCCGCTGACGGCGGCCGAGATCCTCAACACCTACGACCGCGCCGCGCTCACCGACATCCTGCGCCGGTTTGGTGAGGAGAAGTTCGCCCACCGCATCGCCGGGCTGGTCGTCGAACGACGTGAGCGCGAGCCGCTGACCACGACCGGCGAGCTGGTCGAGATCATCTACAAAGCGGTCCCCGCGCCGGCTCGGCGCACCGGGGGACACCCGGCCAAGCGGACCTTCCAGGCGCTGCGGATCGCGGTCAACGCCGAACTGGACTCGCTGAGCGCCGCACTGCCCGCCGCGCTGTCGGCGCTGCGCCCCGGCGGCCGCATCGTGGTGATGGCCTACCAGTCGCTGGAGGACCGCATCGTCAAGACGACCTTCGCCGCCGCGACGGCCTCCCGCACCCCGGCGGGCCTTCCCGTCGAACTGCCCGGCCACGAGCCGGAATTCATCGCGATCACTCGGGGCGCCGAACGTGCCGGCGCCGACGAGATCGAACGCAATCCCCGCAGCGCGCCGGTACGGCTGCGGGCCGTGCAGCGGGCCGAGCTGGGCAACCCGGGACGGGGAGGGGACAACTGA
- a CDS encoding peptidoglycan D,D-transpeptidase FtsI family protein, translating into MTRGERTRVSKAKGKRQPETGPGHSAMARRTREPVETVSRTASFVFRHRTGNVVILLALLVAAAQLFNLQVPQAAGLRTEAASQLKVTDVEKAVRGSIVDRNYDKLAFTIEARALTFQPAKIRKQLTEAKQKSPSAPDPDKRLTQIATEVSAKLGDKPDAATLLKKLRSNETFVYLARAVDPAIADAIIKKFPEVGAERQDLRQYPGGVLAANIVGGIDWDGHGLLGLEDSMDSKLSGTDGSITYDRGSDGVVIPGSYRNKHDAVDGSTVQLTLDDDIQFYVQQQVQQAKDLSGAKNASAVVLDAKTGEVLAMSNDDTFDPSQDIGRQSDKQMGNLSVTSPFEPGSVNKIVTASSVIEYGLSNPDEVLSVPGSIDMGGVNVHDAWDHGVMPYTTTGVFGKSSNVGTLMLAQRVGPERYYDMLGKFGLGQRTGVGLPGESSGLVPPIDQWSGSTFSNLPIGQGLSMTLLQMAGMYQAIANDGVRIPPRIVKATIAADGSATEEPRPTGIRVVSADTARTVRNMLRAVVQRDPMGYQQGTAPAASVEGYQVAGKTGTAQQINPACGCYFSDVYWITFAGLAPSDDPRYVVGIMMDNPQRNADGSAGHSAAPLFHNIAAWLLQRENVPLSPDPGPPLTLQAT; encoded by the coding sequence GTGACCCGCGGCGAGCGGACCCGGGTTTCCAAAGCCAAGGGCAAGCGCCAGCCCGAAACCGGACCCGGCCACTCGGCCATGGCGCGACGTACCCGCGAGCCCGTCGAAACCGTCTCGCGCACAGCATCATTCGTCTTCCGTCATCGGACCGGCAACGTCGTCATCCTCCTCGCGCTGCTGGTGGCGGCAGCGCAGCTGTTCAACCTGCAGGTCCCGCAGGCGGCCGGGCTGCGCACCGAGGCCGCGAGCCAGCTCAAGGTCACCGACGTCGAGAAAGCGGTGCGCGGCAGCATCGTCGACCGCAACTACGACAAGCTCGCCTTCACCATCGAGGCCAGGGCCCTGACCTTCCAGCCGGCCAAGATCCGCAAGCAGCTGACCGAGGCCAAGCAGAAGTCGCCGTCCGCCCCGGACCCCGACAAGCGGCTCACCCAGATCGCCACCGAGGTCTCCGCCAAGCTCGGCGACAAGCCCGACGCCGCGACCCTGCTGAAGAAGCTGCGCAGCAACGAGACCTTCGTCTACCTCGCCCGCGCCGTCGACCCCGCCATCGCCGACGCGATCATCAAGAAGTTCCCTGAGGTCGGCGCCGAACGCCAGGACCTGCGCCAGTACCCGGGCGGGGTGCTGGCCGCCAACATCGTCGGCGGTATCGACTGGGACGGCCACGGCCTGCTCGGCCTGGAGGACTCGATGGACTCCAAGCTGTCGGGCACCGACGGCTCCATCACCTACGACCGCGGCTCCGACGGCGTCGTCATCCCCGGCAGCTATCGCAACAAGCACGACGCGGTCGACGGCTCGACCGTGCAGCTGACTCTCGACGACGACATCCAGTTCTACGTCCAGCAACAGGTGCAGCAGGCCAAGGACCTCTCCGGGGCCAAGAATGCCTCAGCGGTGGTGCTGGACGCCAAGACCGGTGAAGTGCTGGCGATGTCGAACGACGACACCTTCGACCCCAGCCAGGACATCGGCCGCCAGTCCGACAAGCAGATGGGCAACCTCTCGGTCACCTCACCGTTCGAGCCCGGTTCGGTCAACAAGATCGTCACCGCCTCGTCGGTGATCGAATACGGCCTGTCCAACCCCGACGAGGTGTTGTCGGTACCGGGTTCGATCGACATGGGCGGGGTCAACGTCCACGACGCGTGGGACCACGGTGTGATGCCCTACACCACCACCGGGGTGTTCGGTAAATCCTCCAACGTCGGCACCCTGATGCTGGCCCAGCGGGTCGGCCCGGAGCGCTACTACGACATGCTCGGCAAGTTCGGGCTCGGTCAGCGCACCGGCGTCGGCCTGCCCGGCGAGAGCTCGGGCCTGGTCCCGCCGATCGATCAGTGGTCGGGCAGCACGTTCTCCAACCTGCCGATCGGACAGGGCCTTTCGATGACCCTGCTGCAGATGGCCGGCATGTACCAGGCCATCGCCAACGACGGGGTGCGGATCCCGCCGCGCATCGTCAAGGCCACCATCGCCGCGGACGGCTCCGCCACCGAGGAGCCGCGGCCCACCGGCATCCGCGTCGTCTCGGCCGACACCGCGCGCACCGTGCGCAACATGCTGCGCGCCGTGGTCCAGCGCGACCCGATGGGCTACCAGCAGGGCACCGCCCCGGCCGCCTCGGTCGAGGGCTATCAGGTCGCGGGCAAGACCGGCACCGCCCAGCAGATCAACCCGGCCTGTGGCTGCTACTTCAGCGACGTCTACTGGATCACCTTCGCCGGGCTGGCACCCTCGGACGATCCCCGCTACGTCGTCGGCATCATGATGGACAACCCGCAGCGCAACGCCGACGGCTCGGCCGGCCACTCGGCGGCGCCGCTGTTCCACAACATCGCCGCCTGGCTGCTGCAACGGGAGAACGTCCCGCTCTCACCGGACCCCGGGCCGCCGCTCACGCTGCAGGCCACATAA